One region of Sylvia atricapilla isolate bSylAtr1 chromosome Z, bSylAtr1.pri, whole genome shotgun sequence genomic DNA includes:
- the NADK2 gene encoding NAD kinase 2, mitochondrial isoform X5 gives MLLAASKVFDKFKPVIGINTDPERSEGHLCLPVRYTHSFPEALQKLYRGEFRWQWRQRIRLYLEGTGINPTPVDLHEQQLSQEQHSRAHINERFQDQRSDISGPHLLPVRALNEVFIGESLSSRENFKSCKPSFKFSLHRASYYEISVDDGPWEKQKSSGLNVCTGTGSKAWSYNINRVAHQAIEEILKIAKKHGSLNMPLNTELVQKVTNDYNESLLYSPEEPKMFFSVREPIVNRVFSSSRQRGFSSKVCVRSRCWDACMVVDGGTSFEFNDGAIASILIDTEDSLCTVLLEE, from the exons ATGTTGTTGGCAGCCAGTAAGGTCTTTGATAAATTTAAACCAGTCATCGGAATAAATACTGATCCTGAAAG ATCAGAAGGTCACCTCTGCTTGCCTGTGAGATACACACATTCATTTCCTGAAGCACTACAGAAGCTTTATCGTGGTGAGTTCAG GTGGCAGTGGCGGCAAAGAATCCGACTGTATCTTGAAGGAACTGGGATTAACCCAACCCCTGTGGATTTACATGAACAGCAGCTAAGCCAAGAGCAACACAGCAGGGCTCACATAAATGAAAGGTTCCAGGATCAAA GGTCTGATATTTCTGGTCCACATCTTTTACCAGTGAGAGCACTCAATGAAGTCTTCATTGGTGAATCTCTTTCATCCAG GGAGAACTTTAAGTCCTGCAAACCCAGTTTTAAATTCTCGCTTCATAGGGCCTCCTATTATGAAATATCAGTTGATGATGGTCCGTGGGAGAAACAGAAGAGTTCAGGGCTTAATGTGTGTACTGGAACAGGATCAAAAGCATG GTCCTATAATATTAACAGGGTTGCACATCAAGCTATTGAAGAGATCCTTAAGATTG CAAAAAAGCATGGAAGTTTGAATATGCCATTGAACACAGAACTGGTACAGAAAG TAACAAATGATTATAATGAGTCTCTGCTCTACAGTCCAGAGGAACCAAAGATGTTTTTCAGTGTTCGAGAGCCTATTGTAAACAGAGTTTTCTCAAGTAGCCGTCAGCGTGGCTTCTCTTCAAA AGTCTGTGTCCGTTCCCGTTGTTGGGATGCTTGTATGGTTGTAGATGGAGGAACATCTTTTGAGTTCAATGATGGGGCAATAGCTTCGATATTGATTGACACAGAGGATTCACTGTGCACTGTTCTGCTGGAAGAATGA
- the NADK2 gene encoding NAD kinase 2, mitochondrial isoform X4 gives MRLECTCTLALKGSNYAGLLERHRIHTKNVEHVVDSLRNERIEVRLVKRREYNEETVRWADAVISAGGDGTMLLAASKVFDKFKPVIGINTDPERSEGHLCLPVRYTHSFPEALQKLYRGEFRWQWRQRIRLYLEGTGINPTPVDLHEQQLSQEQHSRAHINERFQDQRSDISGPHLLPVRALNEVFIGESLSSRENFKSCKPSFKFSLHRASYYEISVDDGPWEKQKSSGLNVCTGTGSKAWSYNINRVAHQAIEEILKIAKKHGSLNMPLNTELVQKVTNDYNESLLYSPEEPKMFFSVREPIVNRVFSSSRQRGFSSKVCVRSRCWDACMVVDGGTSFEFNDGAIASILIDTEDSLCTVLLEE, from the exons ATGAGACTAGAATGCACCTGCACA CTTGCCTTGAAGGGATCTAACTATGCTGGTCTGCTGGAACGGCATCGCATTCATACAAAAAACGTGGAGCATGTTGTAGACAGCTTACG GAACGAAAGGATAGAAGTTCGTCTTGTTAAGCGTCGAGAGTATAATGAAGAGACAGTTCGGTGGGCAGATGCTGTTATATCAGCAGGAG gtgATGGTACAATGTTGTTGGCAGCCAGTAAGGTCTTTGATAAATTTAAACCAGTCATCGGAATAAATACTGATCCTGAAAG ATCAGAAGGTCACCTCTGCTTGCCTGTGAGATACACACATTCATTTCCTGAAGCACTACAGAAGCTTTATCGTGGTGAGTTCAG GTGGCAGTGGCGGCAAAGAATCCGACTGTATCTTGAAGGAACTGGGATTAACCCAACCCCTGTGGATTTACATGAACAGCAGCTAAGCCAAGAGCAACACAGCAGGGCTCACATAAATGAAAGGTTCCAGGATCAAA GGTCTGATATTTCTGGTCCACATCTTTTACCAGTGAGAGCACTCAATGAAGTCTTCATTGGTGAATCTCTTTCATCCAG GGAGAACTTTAAGTCCTGCAAACCCAGTTTTAAATTCTCGCTTCATAGGGCCTCCTATTATGAAATATCAGTTGATGATGGTCCGTGGGAGAAACAGAAGAGTTCAGGGCTTAATGTGTGTACTGGAACAGGATCAAAAGCATG GTCCTATAATATTAACAGGGTTGCACATCAAGCTATTGAAGAGATCCTTAAGATTG CAAAAAAGCATGGAAGTTTGAATATGCCATTGAACACAGAACTGGTACAGAAAG TAACAAATGATTATAATGAGTCTCTGCTCTACAGTCCAGAGGAACCAAAGATGTTTTTCAGTGTTCGAGAGCCTATTGTAAACAGAGTTTTCTCAAGTAGCCGTCAGCGTGGCTTCTCTTCAAA AGTCTGTGTCCGTTCCCGTTGTTGGGATGCTTGTATGGTTGTAGATGGAGGAACATCTTTTGAGTTCAATGATGGGGCAATAGCTTCGATATTGATTGACACAGAGGATTCACTGTGCACTGTTCTGCTGGAAGAATGA